DNA sequence from the Leptospiraceae bacterium genome:
GAGCCACTCTGTTGGCTGAGAGAGTGAAACAAGTAGAAGCCAAGTGTTTATTGAGTGAAGTCGAAATGAACATATATTAGAATAATGCATTGAATACAATAAGAAGTGTTCTTCACCTAATTTCTAAATTATTAGATAAGAAAAATTCCCCTCCTTTAACTAATTTATTAGATATATCTTATATATTTCATAAGGACTTGTAATAAGCATAGGGTTTAAATTCTCCGAAAAATAAAGAAATAATCAAAAAGTCTTTAAAAAAGGAACGCAATCTATTTAAATTAAATATAAATCCGGGAGGGCAGAAAAAGCTTGCAATTTTACGATTTTCATAGAAAATATACCCTATAGAGCAATGGCTCCACTACCTATGAAACCTCTTTTACTTTTCTTTTTTACTTTTATTTGCTTATCTCCTCCTTCTGTGAATGCTTTCGAAACCCTGAAATTAGAAGACTGCATTCGGGAGGCCTCCTTAAACAATCCGGATCTTTTATCTGCAAAGCTTGACTATGAAAAAGCTATCTTTGAATACAAGAAATCTTACTCAAACTTCCTGCCCGAAATCAGTCTTTTTACAACTTATCGCAGGCAATTCAATCAAAGTCCTTTCTCCAATACTATAAGCTCAACTTCCTCTACCTCTAACAGCAACAATACAAGCACAACAAACAGTAACTCCGGTTCTCCCTATTCCAACCAGTATAGTATCGGTGTAAATGCAAATCAGAATCTTTTTGCCGGACTTCGAGATAAAAATCAGCTAAAAAGTCTGGATTTGAATGTTAAAGTTTCGGTTCAGACCCTGAGGGATAAAAAACTACAAATCTCTTATGAACTGGCCAATGCTTTTATTGAAACATTATATTCACAATTACTAATTAATCTATTAGAAGAGATTCAAAAGCGCAGGTTACTCAATAAAAAACTGGTGCAACTTTATTACGAAGGCGGCAAGGAACACAGGGGAAACTATGAATTAAGTGAGGCCGGTTTAAAGTTGGCTGAGTATGAGTTAGAACTTGCAAAAAGAAATCTCATTATTAACCTGGCAGATCTCTCCCGTGTTCTCGGAAAAAAGCCAGGCGGGACTTTCAAACTTCAGGGAGAATTAATACCCAAATCTGAGTTGAACATACCCGATTACGAAATACTGGCGTCCTCTCATCCCATAATCTTATCCGAAGTATATAAAATGCGAATGGCCAGGCTTGCTGTAGATACAGCGGAAAGTCAATTTTACCCGGAATTAAACCTGAGCCTCAGTGCTTCCCAGAGAGATACCGACTGGTTTCCCAAAAAGAAATCCATGTATTATTCTTTAAGCTTTGAATATCCTCTCTTCCGTGGAGGAAAAGATTATTATAATGTTCGAATAAATCAAACTTTATATCGACAATCTATTCAATCCTATCGTTCTAAGAAAAACCAGCTTCTCTTTGATCTTGAAAAGTCTTATCAAAGTTTTTTAGTTCTCTCTGAGAAAATAAAAGTTTTGGAGAAATATTTAGAAGCTTCTTCTTTGCGAGCCAAGATTGCAAGAGTTCAATATTCTAATGGACTTTTACGCTTTGAAAACTGGGACATTATTGAAAGTGATGTAATCCAAAGACAGAAGAATTTACTTACCGGACAAAAAGAAGCAAGTCTTGCAGAATATATTTGGAAAAAAAATAAAGGAGAAAGCCTTATACCATGAAGAAAAAATTCATAATACCTGCCCTTATAATCCTTGTTCTTTTATCTCTCTTTTTTTTACCCGGTAAGAAAAAAGAAAAACAGGTAAAAACTTTTAAGCTAAGTTATTCCTCTTTAAAAGTTAACACCCGCGCTTCCGGCCTGGTCAGTCCAACCAATCGTTTGGAGATAAAACCTCCGGTAGCCGGCAGGATTGAGAAAGTTCTTATCGAAGAAGGAAAATTTGTGAATAAAGGTTCTATCCTTGCCTGGATGAGTTCTACCGAAAGAGCCGCTTTATTAGATGCTGCGAGAGCAAGGGGAAAAGGAGAAATGAAAGAGTGGGAAGACATGTACAGACCCACACCCGTCATTGCTCCTCTAAAAGGAATGATTATTGCTAACAATATAAAATCGGGGCAAATGGTTACCCAACAGGATGTTCTTCTTGTATTATCAGATGCTTTAATTATAAAAGCAAAAGTAGATGAAACAGATATTGCCAGGATAAAAAACGGACAAAAGGCCAGTATTACTATCGATTCCTTTCCTGAAGAAAAAATTTCGTCCAGGGTAAAACATATTGCCTTTGAAGCTGTAACAGAAAATTCAGTTACTACATACGAAGTACTTATTGAACCGGAACAAAGACCTGATTTCCTAAGAAGCGGAATGAGCGCTACAGTAGACTTCGTCCTCTTAGAAAGAGAAAAAACCCTGATGGTTCCGGAAAATGCAGTGTATGAAAACAAGAAAGGAGAAAAGTTTGTTCTGAAACTAAATCCTTCTTCTAAAAGCAAGAAAAAGATGGATAAGGTTTTTGTGAAAACCGGCTATGCACATGAATCTTCTGTAGAAATTATAGAAGGCTTGCAGGAAGGGGATGAAATTGTAATCAAAGAAAAGAAAAAGTCCAAGAAAGACAAGGAGAAAAATCCTTTCGTCCCCAGTTTTTTCAAAAAAAGAAGGTAAGTATGCCCATTATCGAAGTTCATCACTTAAGTAAATCCTATAAACCCGGAACCGAAGAAATTAAAGTTCTAAATGATGTAAGCCTGAGTATTGAAGAAGGAGAATTTGTAGCTATTATGGGTGCTTCCGGTTCCGGTAAATCTACCCTGTTACAAATTTTAGGTTTATTAGATATACCGAACCCCGGAGGAAAATATAAACTATTCGGTGAAAATGTAGCCGGATTTAGTGATGCGAAGTTGGCCGAATTAAGAGCGAAAAGCATAGGTTTTGTTTTCCAGCAGTTTCATCTCCTATCCCGCACGATAGCCGTAGAAAATGTTTCCCTTCCCTCGATTTATTCCGGTCTGGAAAATGCAGGAGAAAGAGCCAGATCCTTATTGGCTCTTGTTGGATTAGAGGACAGGATTGAACACAGACCCAATGAGCTTTCCGGAGGACAACAGCAGAGAGTAGCCATAGCCAGAGCTTTAATTAATTCACCTAAAATCATCTTTGCCGATGAGCCAACCGGTAATCTTGATTCCAAAAGTAAGAAAGATATTATGGAACTTTTAGTTAAACTCAATCAAAGTGGCATTACCATTGTAATGGTGACCCACGAGCAGGAAATAGCCGAATACTGCTCTCGAATGATTTCTTTCAGTGATGGAAAGGTTTTAGAAGATAAGAAAAACACAATAAAGCAAACAAATAATAAACTTCCGAAAGGCACAACTGATATCCTCAACTATAAAAAGCCGGGCATATTCAAAACGATTCGCCTTCACCTTTATTATGCAATAAAAACTTTTCTGGCAAATAAAATTCGGACTACCCTATCTACAATAGGAATCCTTATCGGGGTCTCTGCCCTTATTGTTGTTATGGCACTCGGAGAAGGTGCCAAGAAAAGTATAGAAAAACGCTTATTGTCCCTTGGTTCCAATTTGCTCATATTAAAATCAGGAGCCAAAAAGCAGGCAGGAGTTTCTATGGAAGCGGGACTTGTCACCCGACTCAGCTATGAAGATGGGCTGGCCATTCAAACCTCGATTCCGGAAGTCGCAAGGCTCAGTAGCACCGTAAGCGGTAGAGCCCAGGCCGTGTTTCAAAATAAAAACTGGAATACAAATATCATCGGTGTAGAAGCCAAATATGCAGCGATGAGAAGTCTGAATGTGCTTGAAGGTAGATTTATAAACGAAGCAGAAGACAAAGACAGGAAAAGGCTTGCTGTTCTCGGTCACAGGGTAAATCAAGAACTATTCGGTACAGGTTATGCAGTAGGAAAATATATCAAGGTAAACAGAACCCATTTCAAAATAATCGGAGTACTTCCGGAGGTAGGAGGGAGTAACTGGAAAGACCCGGATGATGTTATCCTCGTTCCTCTCCAAACCGCCATGCACAGGTTATTCAAAAAGGATCTGGTGGATAGGATTGAGATAGAAATCCGAAAAACCGAAGAAATAAAACAGGCAGAGGAGAAAATTCTTTCTCTCATGTACAAGCGTCATCGTTTGAGTGAAAATTCGGGAAAAATGTTTGAGGTTAAGAATATGTCAGACATACAGGAAGCTCTTTCCGAATCCAGTAAAACTATGTCTATGTTACTTTTCGGAGTAGCTACCATATCTCTTCTGGTTGGAGGGATCGGTATTATGAACATCATGCTGGTATCGGTCAAGGAACGAACACGAGAAATCGGACTTCGTAAAGCTCTCGGTGCAAAGAAAGAAGATATTCTTTTACAATTTCTAATTGAGTCTGTCTTAATCAGTTTATTCGGTGGGTTTGCAGGAATTATTTTGGGAAGACTAATTAGTTATTTCTTAACCTTCTGGGCCAAGTGGACAACATCCGTTTCCCCGGAAGCTATCTTTTTCGCTTTTCTGTTTTCCAGTATTACCGGTATTCTATTCGGAATCTGGCCTGCAAGAATAGCTTCTAACCTCGATCCAATTACAGCTCTCC
Encoded proteins:
- a CDS encoding TolC family protein; the encoded protein is MKPLLLFFFTFICLSPPSVNAFETLKLEDCIREASLNNPDLLSAKLDYEKAIFEYKKSYSNFLPEISLFTTYRRQFNQSPFSNTISSTSSTSNSNNTSTTNSNSGSPYSNQYSIGVNANQNLFAGLRDKNQLKSLDLNVKVSVQTLRDKKLQISYELANAFIETLYSQLLINLLEEIQKRRLLNKKLVQLYYEGGKEHRGNYELSEAGLKLAEYELELAKRNLIINLADLSRVLGKKPGGTFKLQGELIPKSELNIPDYEILASSHPIILSEVYKMRMARLAVDTAESQFYPELNLSLSASQRDTDWFPKKKSMYYSLSFEYPLFRGGKDYYNVRINQTLYRQSIQSYRSKKNQLLFDLEKSYQSFLVLSEKIKVLEKYLEASSLRAKIARVQYSNGLLRFENWDIIESDVIQRQKNLLTGQKEASLAEYIWKKNKGESLIP
- a CDS encoding efflux RND transporter periplasmic adaptor subunit — translated: MKKKFIIPALIILVLLSLFFLPGKKKEKQVKTFKLSYSSLKVNTRASGLVSPTNRLEIKPPVAGRIEKVLIEEGKFVNKGSILAWMSSTERAALLDAARARGKGEMKEWEDMYRPTPVIAPLKGMIIANNIKSGQMVTQQDVLLVLSDALIIKAKVDETDIARIKNGQKASITIDSFPEEKISSRVKHIAFEAVTENSVTTYEVLIEPEQRPDFLRSGMSATVDFVLLEREKTLMVPENAVYENKKGEKFVLKLNPSSKSKKKMDKVFVKTGYAHESSVEIIEGLQEGDEIVIKEKKKSKKDKEKNPFVPSFFKKRR
- a CDS encoding ABC transporter permease, giving the protein MIEVHHLSKSYKPGTEEIKVLNDVSLSIEEGEFVAIMGASGSGKSTLLQILGLLDIPNPGGKYKLFGENVAGFSDAKLAELRAKSIGFVFQQFHLLSRTIAVENVSLPSIYSGLENAGERARSLLALVGLEDRIEHRPNELSGGQQQRVAIARALINSPKIIFADEPTGNLDSKSKKDIMELLVKLNQSGITIVMVTHEQEIAEYCSRMISFSDGKVLEDKKNTIKQTNNKLPKGTTDILNYKKPGIFKTIRLHLYYAIKTFLANKIRTTLSTIGILIGVSALIVVMALGEGAKKSIEKRLLSLGSNLLILKSGAKKQAGVSMEAGLVTRLSYEDGLAIQTSIPEVARLSSTVSGRAQAVFQNKNWNTNIIGVEAKYAAMRSLNVLEGRFINEAEDKDRKRLAVLGHRVNQELFGTGYAVGKYIKVNRTHFKIIGVLPEVGGSNWKDPDDVILVPLQTAMHRLFKKDLVDRIEIEIRKTEEIKQAEEKILSLMYKRHRLSENSGKMFEVKNMSDIQEALSESSKTMSMLLFGVATISLLVGGIGIMNIMLVSVKERTREIGLRKALGAKKEDILLQFLIESVLISLFGGFAGIILGRLISYFLTFWAKWTTSVSPEAIFFAFLFSSITGILFGIWPARIASNLDPITALRYE